The Salegentibacter mishustinae genome includes a window with the following:
- the rplP gene encoding 50S ribosomal protein L16 gives MLQPKRTKYRKQQKGRMKGNAGRGHRLSNGTFGIKSMDSSFITARQIEAARIAATRYMKREGSIWIKIFPDKPITKKPLEVRMGKGKGAVEYWAAVVKPGRIMFEIGGVPMDVAKEALRLAAQKLPVRTKFIVARDYQA, from the coding sequence ATGTTACAACCTAAAAGAACAAAATACCGTAAACAGCAGAAGGGCCGTATGAAAGGTAATGCCGGAAGAGGGCATAGACTCTCTAATGGAACCTTTGGAATTAAATCTATGGATTCTAGTTTCATTACTGCCCGTCAAATAGAAGCTGCACGTATTGCTGCTACCCGTTATATGAAAAGGGAAGGTTCTATCTGGATTAAAATATTTCCAGACAAGCCTATCACTAAGAAGCCTCTAGAGGTTCGTATGGGTAAAGGTAAAGGTGCTGTTGAATATTGGGCTGCTGTTGTAAAACCAGGAAGAATTATGTTTGAAATTGGTGGAGTGCCAATGGATGTTGCTAAAGAAGCTTTAAGGCTTGCAGCACAGAAACTTCCTGTAAGAACCAAATTTATTGTAGCTAGAGACTATCAAGCTTAA
- the rpmC gene encoding 50S ribosomal protein L29 → MKQSEVKELSVAELQEELGKSRKAYSDLKMAHAVSPLENPIQLRAERRTIARLATELTKREQQ, encoded by the coding sequence ATGAAACAATCAGAAGTAAAAGAACTGTCTGTGGCAGAATTACAAGAAGAGCTTGGTAAATCTAGAAAAGCATATTCAGATTTGAAAATGGCTCACGCAGTTTCGCCATTAGAGAACCCGATACAGCTTAGAGCTGAACGAAGAACTATAGCGAGACTTGCTACAGAGTTAACTAAAAGAGAACAACAATAA
- the rpsC gene encoding 30S ribosomal protein S3, which translates to MGQKTNPIGNRLGIVRGWESNWYGGNDYGDKLAEDDKIRKYIHARLSKASVSRVIIERTLKLVTVTITTARPGIIIGKGGQEVDKLKEELKKITDKEVQINIFEIKRPELDAHLVASSVARQIENRISYRRAIKMAIAAAMRMNAEGIKIQISGRLNGAEMARSEAYKDGRIPLSTFRADIDYALIEAHTTYGRLGVKVWIMKGEVYGKRDLSPLVGMSKKQGGKAGAGRGGNKSRRRK; encoded by the coding sequence ATGGGACAGAAAACAAATCCAATCGGGAATCGCCTTGGTATCGTAAGAGGATGGGAATCCAACTGGTACGGAGGAAATGACTACGGCGATAAATTAGCCGAAGACGATAAGATTAGAAAGTACATCCATGCTCGTCTTTCAAAAGCGAGTGTATCTAGGGTAATTATTGAGCGTACGCTTAAGCTTGTAACCGTTACTATCACCACTGCCAGACCAGGTATAATTATTGGTAAAGGCGGCCAGGAGGTAGACAAGCTTAAAGAAGAGCTTAAGAAGATTACCGACAAGGAGGTTCAAATTAACATCTTTGAGATTAAGAGGCCAGAACTTGATGCGCATTTAGTAGCATCTAGTGTTGCAAGACAAATTGAGAATCGTATCTCTTACCGTCGTGCAATAAAAATGGCTATCGCGGCTGCTATGAGAATGAATGCTGAAGGAATCAAAATACAGATTTCCGGACGTTTAAATGGTGCTGAAATGGCACGTTCAGAAGCATACAAAGATGGTAGAATACCTCTGTCTACTTTTAGGGCCGATATTGATTACGCTTTAATTGAAGCTCACACTACTTATGGTAGATTGGGTGTTAAAGTATGGATCATGAAAGGTGAAGTGTACGGTAAAAGAGATCTTTCTCCGCTTGTTGGCATGTCTAAGAAGCAAGGAGGAAAAGCTGGAGCCGGGCGAGGTGGTAACAAATCACGTCGTAGAAAGTAA
- the rplB gene encoding 50S ribosomal protein L2, with product MSVRKLKPITPGQRFRVVNGYDAVTTDKPEKSLLAPIKKSGGRNSQGKMTMRYKGGGHKRRYRIVDFKRDKHGVPATVASIEYDPNRTAFIALLNYQDGEKRYVIAQNGLQVGQNIVSSTDSAAPEIGNAMPLSSIPLGTVVSCIELRAGQGAVMARSAGAFAQLLAREGKYATVKLPSGEIRRVLATCMATIGAVSNSDHQLQVSGKAGRKRWLGIRPRTRPVVMNPVDHPMGGGEGRASGGHPRSRKGLPAKGFKTRSRTKASNKYIVERRKK from the coding sequence ATGTCAGTTAGAAAATTAAAACCAATCACCCCTGGCCAGCGTTTTAGAGTAGTAAACGGGTATGACGCCGTAACTACTGATAAGCCGGAAAAAAGCCTTTTGGCTCCGATAAAAAAGTCAGGTGGGAGAAACAGTCAGGGAAAAATGACCATGCGCTACAAAGGTGGAGGTCATAAGAGACGTTACAGAATTGTAGACTTTAAACGCGACAAGCACGGAGTTCCGGCTACTGTTGCGAGTATAGAATATGATCCAAACCGAACTGCTTTTATCGCATTGTTGAATTACCAGGATGGTGAGAAACGATATGTTATTGCTCAAAATGGGTTGCAGGTAGGTCAAAATATTGTATCAAGTACAGATTCGGCTGCTCCCGAAATTGGAAATGCGATGCCGTTGTCTAGTATACCGCTTGGTACTGTTGTTTCTTGTATAGAGTTAAGAGCTGGGCAAGGTGCTGTAATGGCAAGAAGTGCCGGAGCTTTTGCTCAATTATTAGCAAGAGAAGGAAAATACGCAACTGTTAAGCTGCCTTCAGGAGAAATTAGAAGAGTGTTAGCTACTTGTATGGCAACAATTGGGGCTGTATCTAATAGTGATCATCAACTTCAGGTTTCTGGTAAAGCTGGTAGAAAACGTTGGTTGGGTATTAGACCGAGAACAAGACCGGTTGTGATGAACCCTGTGGATCACCCAATGGGTGGTGGTGAAGGAAGAGCTTCCGGAGGTCACCCACGTTCTAGAAAAGGTTTACCTGCTAAAGGATTTAAAACCCGTTCAAGAACAAAAGCGAGTAATAAGTATATTGTAGAACGTAGAAAGAAATAA
- the rplW gene encoding 50S ribosomal protein L23 → MSILIKPIITEKATGDSELNNRFSFVVDSKANKIEIKNAVEAAYGVSVEKVRTINVRPDRKTRYTKSGMITGKTKAFKKALVQVTEGETIDLYSNL, encoded by the coding sequence ATGAGTATCTTGATAAAACCAATTATTACAGAAAAAGCCACTGGAGATAGCGAGTTGAATAACCGTTTTTCTTTTGTGGTAGACAGTAAGGCGAATAAGATTGAAATTAAGAATGCAGTAGAAGCTGCATATGGAGTTTCAGTTGAAAAAGTTCGTACTATAAATGTCCGTCCAGATCGCAAAACCAGATATACAAAGTCTGGTATGATCACTGGTAAAACCAAAGCTTTCAAAAAAGCATTGGTACAGGTGACGGAAGGTGAAACTATTGATTTGTACAGTAATCTTTAA
- the rplV gene encoding 50S ribosomal protein L22: protein MGVRKRERAEQIKEAKKQVAFAKLNNCPTSPRKMRLVADLVRGEKVEKALQILKFSSKEASGRLEKLLLSAIANWQSKNEEANIEEAELFVKEIRVDGGAMLKRLRPAPQGRAHRIRKRSNHVTLVLGENNNTQS, encoded by the coding sequence ATGGGAGTTCGTAAAAGAGAAAGAGCAGAGCAAATAAAAGAGGCCAAAAAACAGGTAGCTTTTGCAAAGTTAAATAACTGCCCTACTTCACCTAGAAAAATGCGCCTTGTTGCGGATCTAGTAAGAGGTGAGAAAGTAGAGAAGGCGCTTCAAATATTGAAATTCAGTTCAAAAGAAGCTTCTGGACGTTTAGAGAAATTATTGCTTTCTGCAATAGCCAACTGGCAGTCTAAAAACGAAGAGGCGAATATTGAAGAAGCTGAATTGTTTGTAAAAGAAATCCGTGTAGATGGAGGAGCGATGCTTAAGAGGCTACGTCCTGCACCACAGGGTCGCGCACATAGAATTAGAAAGAGATCCAACCACGTTACTTTGGTGCTTGGAGAAAACAATAATACACAAAGCTAA
- the rpsS gene encoding 30S ribosomal protein S19, with the protein MARSLKKGPYVHYKLDKKVAQNVESGKKAVIKTWSRASMITPDFVGQTIAVHNGKQFVPVYVTENMVGHKLGEFSPTRSFRGHSGAKNKGKR; encoded by the coding sequence ATGGCACGTTCATTAAAAAAAGGACCTTACGTTCACTATAAGTTAGATAAGAAGGTAGCTCAAAATGTTGAGTCTGGTAAAAAAGCCGTGATCAAAACCTGGTCTAGAGCTTCAATGATTACTCCAGATTTCGTTGGGCAAACTATCGCTGTTCACAACGGGAAACAATTTGTACCTGTATATGTAACAGAGAACATGGTAGGTCATAAGTTAGGAGAATTTTCACCAACGCGTTCTTTTAGAGGGCATTCAGGTGCAAAAAATAAAGGTAAAAGATAA